The sequence below is a genomic window from bacterium HR17.
AAAATGAGGAAACCACCGAAGGCTTTTCGCATCGCAGGCGCCGGCAACAGTTGCGCAAAATATCCACCGATAAACGCACCGATAAACAGCCCGACCGCAATCAACAGACCCGATCGCAAATCGGCGTTGCCTTTGCGGTAATATTCCCAAAAACCTAAAAAACCGACGGGTGCCAATAACGCTGCCAGCGATGTCCCTTGCGCCTTGTGCTGGCTCATGCCCATAAAGAAAACGAGCGCCGGAACGATCACCACCGCGCCGCCTACGCCGAAGAAGCCGCTTACGACGCCGCCGGCGAAACCGATCAACACCGCCATAACACTTTGAGACAATGACACCACAGCGACCTCCTTTCAGTTCAGGTGTGACAGACGCACACGATACTTAGTATGCCTTCAGCGTGCGGAACTTTCACAGCGCCGAGAGCGTTGCAAAATATTCGTCGGCGATGTATCGCTGATCCTGCATCGGAGGTGTTGATAGTAGGATGCGACACATCAGTGCGATAATAGCAAGTGTCGTTGTCGCAGCGTTCTCAGTAACGGCGTGGGCGCAACCGCCGACACAACAGTTCCAGCCTTATAAGGGCAAGCCTGTCCCCAACTTTGAAATTCAGGACATCACAGGTAAAAAACACCGCCTCTCCGATTACCGCGGCAAAGTCGTGCTGTTGAACTTTTGGTCGCCCCACTGAGGGGCATGCCGTGCGGAGGTTCCGCACTTGATTGAATGGCAAAAAAAGTACGGCAAACGAGGGTTCGTCGTTATCGCTTTCTCCAATATGCCCGCCGATGTCCAACGCACGGTGGGAAAGCAGTTGGGCGTCAACTACATCCTCGCCCAATGGGATAAATCCAAACTTCCCAAACCCGTCAGCCTCGTTATGGGCTATCCGACAAATATGCTCATTGACCGACAGGGGCGCTTGCGCACCGTCGTGATGGGACCAATGTTAGAGCAATTGGAAAAAGAACTCGCTGCCGCGTTGAAGGAGAAGCCTGCGAATCAGCAAAAGACACCGCCCGCAAGGAGGACAAAGGTAACGCAGTAAGCAAATCGGCGCAAATTAAGGACGGGCAAAACGCCTTGTTACCCCACCATCGTGCTAATAGGGCAGAAAGGCACCCTTGTGGGCATCAACCGCCAGCGCTGCTAAGGGTGTAAGGTCTGAAACCTCGCCGCCACAATGGAGCGACATAAATCGGGCACAAGGGAGCGCAACAGCGGTGCAACGGCATCGCGCAAATCGGTTGCCGTCGCTTCGTTTATGTCAACCGCTACGGTCGCTATCGGATGATATTGGCGATGTCAAGGCTGCAGGGACGGAAATTCAGCGTTGGGAATTTGTCTCCCCAAATCAGGCACAACTTTCCTCAGCAGAGGCTCAACTGCGCCTTTCAACTTCTCTGCCACTTCATCGCTGACAGGTTCTAAGCCGTGAGCGGCGATTGAGCAATTGCGTGCGCTAATTGCATGCTTTAACTCAGGGTTGTCCCATTCCTCACCGATTTCATCGCCTAAAGCCGCAAGCAATTCGTAACTTGTCTGCAGCGGAATTTGCACCTTTCCTTTCTCATTTCGGTAGCGCTCCAACTTCTCCTTCACGCTCTCGGGCACTTTGCTCATGTCAACATCGCTTGTGTCAATTTCGTGCTGATGCCAAAGTCGGAACTGGGCAATCAACTCGCAGAGCCGATACAATCTTGCGACTGCATCCACAAACCGCTTTTCCTCAATTCGCCGCAAAGCATTTGCCCACAAGTCAACGAGCAACTCCTTGCAGAGCCGTTGGCTCAAATTCGGCGATTGCAAATTTCGTGCCAGTCTGTTGACCCAACCTTTGTTATCGGCGATTTGCTTTTCCGCCGATGACCATTGTTGTATGATAGTTTTGTCAACGGCGTCAAAAGCCTCTTTTGCTTTGATGTGGTCAAAAGCGTCCCACGCTTGGTAGGCATCGCACAATTTCCTCAAACTGTCAAGTTGGGGAAAAAGTTGTGCAACTCTGTCAGGCGGAAATGGTCGCAAAAATTCCTCAAGGATTTGCCTCGCAGCGGGAAACTGCCATGCGTTGAACAGCCTCACAGCCTCAATGAGGCAGCGGCGAGCAAACAGTTCGTTGGG
It includes:
- the resA_4 gene encoding Thiol-disulfide oxidoreductase ResA is translated as MRHISAIIASVVVAAFSVTAWAQPPTQQFQPYKGKPVPNFEIQDITGKKHRLSDYRGKVVLLNFWSPH